A part of Ziziphus jujuba cultivar Dongzao chromosome 8, ASM3175591v1 genomic DNA contains:
- the LOC107413604 gene encoding ATP synthase subunit d, mitochondrial, translating to MSGTGKKVVDVAFKASKNIDWEGMAKLLVSDEARKEFATLRRAFDEVNTTLQTKFSQEPEPIDWEYYRKGIGSRLVDMYKEAYESVEVPKFVDTVTPKYKPKFDALLVELKEAEQKSLKESERLEKEVAEVQEMKKKISTMTADEYFSKHPELKKKFDDEIRNDNWGY from the exons ATGAGCGGCACTGGAAAGAAAGTCGTCGATGTGGCTTTCAAAGCATCGAAGAACATCGATTGGGAAGGAATGGCCAAGCTCCTCGTCAGCGATGAGGCTCGCAAAGAGTTTGCCACCCTTCGCCGTGCTTTCGATGAGGTTAACACCACCCTCCAAACCAAATTTAGCCAG GAGCCAGAACCAATAGACTGGGAATATTATAGGAAAGGAATAGGATCCCGTTTGGTGGATATGTACAAGGAAGCTTATGAAA GTGTTGAAGTCCCCAAGTTTGTAGATACAGTCACTCCTAAATACAAGCCAAAGTTTGATGCATTG TTAGTGGAACTGAAAGAAGCTGAGCAGAAATCTTTGAAGGAGTCTGAACGTTTAGAGAAGGAGGTAGCTGAAGTTCAAGAGATGAAG AAAAAGATTAGCACCATGACTGCGGATGAGTACTTCTCAAAGCATCCTGAGCTGAAGAAGAAGTTTGATGATGAAATCCGAAATGACAATTGGGGCTACTGA